The sequence CTCGCCCTGGAGCGATTCGGCATCCCGCATGCGATGGGCTCCTACCACGGGCACACCCGCATCATCCGCCTCGCCTACTACGAGGACCCATCCTACGTGGTGCTCCTCAGGCGCGCCTACGAACT is a genomic window of Rubrobacter naiadicus containing:
- a CDS encoding FAD-dependent oxidoreductase encodes the protein MGGISYTGSYDVIVAGVGAMGSATSYHLARRGRKILALERFGIPHAMGSYHGHTRIIRLAYYEDPSYVVLLRRAYEL